A DNA window from Parus major isolate Abel chromosome 9, Parus_major1.1, whole genome shotgun sequence contains the following coding sequences:
- the LOC107208897 gene encoding small ubiquitin-related modifier 3-like, whose translation MKVYCCRKGLSMRHIMFLFDGQPIKEEDTPAQLEMEHEDTIEVYQQQTGGGGC comes from the exons ATGAAGGTGTACTGCTGCCGGAAG GGCTTGTCAATGAGGCATATTATGTTCCTGTTTGATGGACAGCCAATTAAAGAAGAAGACACACCTGCACAG CTGGAGATGGAACACGAAGACACGATCGAAGTGTACCAGCAGCAGACAGGCGGAGGAGGGTGCTAA